From Oceanispirochaeta sp., the proteins below share one genomic window:
- a CDS encoding Gfo/Idh/MocA family oxidoreductase, translating to MSKDGYNPAIHHLGRRLRMAVIGGGPGSFIGGMHRQAARLTDCFDLVAAALSSKPERALEGGLNLGLSEDRIFSDGLELIKKESRRDDGAEVVAIMTPNDSHFLYASAAMKAGMDVICDKPMTNTIVEAEELVKIIESTGRIFRLTHNYTGYPMTRQARAMVKAGEIGEIRLIQVEYVQGGKADESNPDPSGPSAPWRYNSEKGGPSLVMGDIGTHAHNLIRYVTGLEVDEVAAEAGAIVPGRTIQDYAGALLRMENGARGSFWVTQAAAGVENSLQFRISGTKGSLEWEQEIPQRLTYKPLGRPCEIRTPNGPGTLPLSAYASHIVAGHPEGFPDGFANIYRDAAEAIAAVKAGTPARKEAMSCPDGQDGLAGIRFVHAILKSSENGSTWTKV from the coding sequence ATGAGTAAAGACGGATACAACCCTGCCATTCACCACCTGGGAAGACGCCTGCGAATGGCCGTCATAGGCGGTGGTCCGGGTTCCTTTATCGGGGGTATGCACAGACAAGCCGCCCGGCTGACTGACTGCTTTGATCTGGTGGCGGCCGCGCTCTCTTCCAAACCCGAAAGAGCCCTGGAGGGAGGGTTAAATCTAGGCCTTTCTGAAGACAGAATCTTTAGTGACGGACTGGAACTGATCAAAAAAGAATCCCGGCGGGACGACGGTGCCGAAGTAGTTGCCATCATGACTCCCAACGACAGCCACTTTCTCTATGCCTCGGCAGCCATGAAGGCCGGTATGGATGTTATTTGTGACAAACCCATGACCAATACGATCGTTGAGGCGGAAGAGCTGGTTAAAATAATTGAATCAACAGGCAGGATCTTTCGACTGACTCATAATTATACGGGTTACCCCATGACCCGTCAGGCCAGGGCCATGGTAAAAGCCGGAGAGATTGGAGAGATCCGTTTAATACAGGTGGAATATGTACAGGGCGGAAAGGCGGATGAATCAAATCCCGACCCGAGTGGTCCCTCTGCCCCCTGGCGCTACAACAGTGAAAAAGGCGGACCCTCCCTAGTCATGGGAGACATCGGCACCCACGCCCATAACCTGATCCGCTATGTGACGGGTCTGGAAGTTGACGAAGTGGCGGCAGAAGCGGGAGCCATAGTTCCCGGGAGAACCATCCAGGACTACGCAGGAGCTCTTCTCCGGATGGAAAACGGGGCAAGAGGCAGTTTCTGGGTCACCCAGGCGGCTGCCGGTGTTGAAAATTCCCTTCAGTTCAGGATTTCCGGCACAAAGGGAAGCCTTGAGTGGGAACAGGAAATCCCCCAGAGACTGACCTACAAGCCTCTGGGCCGGCCTTGCGAAATCAGAACACCCAACGGTCCGGGAACCCTCCCCTTAAGCGCCTATGCCAGTCATATAGTGGCAGGCCATCCCGAGGGATTCCCCGACGGCTTTGCCAATATCTATAGAGATGCAGCTGAGGCCATCGCCGCAGTGAAAGCAGGCACCCCGGCACGAAAGGAAGCGATGTCCTGTCCGGACGGACAAGACGGTCTGGCGGGCATCCGATTTGTGCATGCTATTCTGAAATCATCTGAAAACGGCAGCACCTGGACAAAAGTGTAA
- a CDS encoding MFS transporter, translating into MFNLTKSERSWVLYDWANSAYSITITTAIFPLFFGQIAREGGLSDSASTAVLGYGNSFYALLIAILAPLLGTLADYKGRRKKYFTIFFILGTATTVLMIFIQPGAWIPAIVLYMLTAIGFAGSNIFYDSCLVDVTEPDRMDKVSTMGFGWGYIGSTIPFVASLVIIFMLAGGDMTVLNLTGVRIAFLITALWWFIFSIPFLKNVKQRFGIEPSLQPVKDAFGRLYGTFKNIRSYRKIFLFLLAYFFYIDGVGTIIKMATDYGSKMGISSTILLLDLMGLQIFAFPFAILYGVLAKKTSTQFMLFVGIGIYIVITALATFLPFMGPDMLIPMFILISFLVATSQGGIQALSRSYFGAIIPPDQAGEFFGFFNIFGKFAAILGPFILGLATQITGSYSVGIGCIVILFALGALFLMLCGKEQT; encoded by the coding sequence ATGTTTAATCTGACAAAGAGTGAGAGAAGCTGGGTTCTCTATGACTGGGCCAATTCGGCTTATTCCATCACCATCACCACGGCTATCTTCCCGCTGTTCTTCGGACAGATTGCCAGAGAAGGCGGATTGTCCGATTCAGCCTCAACAGCTGTTTTGGGTTATGGGAACAGTTTCTATGCCCTGCTCATTGCCATTCTGGCTCCGCTGCTGGGTACATTAGCCGACTACAAGGGGCGGCGTAAAAAATATTTCACCATATTCTTCATTCTCGGAACAGCCACTACGGTACTTATGATTTTTATCCAGCCTGGTGCCTGGATTCCCGCCATTGTTCTATACATGCTTACGGCTATCGGATTTGCCGGTTCCAATATATTCTATGATTCCTGCCTTGTGGATGTCACCGAACCCGACCGGATGGATAAGGTGTCTACCATGGGATTTGGATGGGGTTATATCGGAAGCACCATTCCCTTTGTTGCCAGTCTGGTGATCATCTTTATGCTGGCCGGTGGTGATATGACCGTTCTCAACTTGACAGGCGTCCGCATCGCCTTTCTTATTACGGCACTATGGTGGTTCATTTTCAGTATTCCCTTTCTTAAGAATGTAAAACAGCGCTTTGGAATTGAGCCCTCGCTCCAACCTGTGAAGGATGCCTTTGGCCGCCTGTATGGGACTTTTAAAAACATCAGGTCCTACCGCAAGATCTTTCTGTTTCTGTTGGCTTATTTCTTCTACATTGACGGGGTGGGAACGATCATCAAGATGGCCACAGACTATGGTTCCAAGATGGGGATCAGCTCAACCATCCTTCTTCTGGACCTGATGGGGTTACAGATTTTTGCCTTTCCCTTTGCCATCCTGTATGGAGTTCTTGCCAAGAAAACATCCACCCAATTCATGCTTTTCGTCGGGATCGGAATCTATATCGTTATCACAGCATTGGCGACCTTCCTTCCTTTTATGGGCCCGGATATGCTGATACCCATGTTTATCCTTATCTCCTTTCTTGTGGCAACCAGTCAGGGGGGAATCCAGGCCCTGTCCCGGTCCTACTTTGGAGCCATCATACCTCCTGATCAGGCGGGGGAGTTTTTTGGATTCTTTAATATTTTTGGTAAGTTCGCTGCTATTTTGGGTCCCTTTATTCTAGGTTTAGCCACACAGATCACCGGCTCTTACAGTGTTGGAATAGGATGCATCGTCATACTCTTTGCTCTGGGAGCCTTATTTCTGATGCTTTGTGGAAAGGAGCAGACATGA
- a CDS encoding tetratricopeptide repeat protein encodes MKEPDSVEELVALGVVYSEQGKRLKAKDCFRRALDILPEDPLISYNLALELMGEENWFESLTLLNQAVSGEPDNPDYWCERGIVLFRLERYDEAEESYDLALTFGEEDSRLWNSLGVLRFVSEEYQDAEIFFRRAIELDRKNGDAWFNLADTLDELGNEKGGEEARRVFENLVLKEDDEG; translated from the coding sequence ATGAAAGAACCTGACTCTGTAGAAGAATTGGTTGCCCTGGGGGTGGTTTATTCTGAACAGGGTAAGAGGCTGAAGGCTAAAGACTGTTTTCGCAGGGCTTTAGATATTCTTCCTGAGGATCCTCTGATCAGTTACAATCTGGCACTGGAATTGATGGGGGAGGAAAACTGGTTTGAATCTCTGACTCTGTTGAATCAGGCTGTCAGCGGTGAACCTGATAATCCGGATTACTGGTGTGAGCGGGGGATCGTCCTGTTCCGGCTGGAACGATATGATGAGGCTGAAGAGTCTTATGATCTGGCTCTCACATTCGGGGAGGAAGATTCACGCCTCTGGAACAGCCTGGGAGTCCTCCGGTTTGTCTCCGAAGAGTACCAGGACGCCGAAATCTTTTTCCGGCGAGCCATCGAACTGGATCGGAAGAATGGAGACGCCTGGTTTAACCTGGCAGACACCCTGGATGAACTGGGAAATGAAAAAGGCGGAGAAGAAGCCCGCCGGGTTTTTGAAAATCTAGTCCTGAAAGAAGACGATGAGGGCTGA
- a CDS encoding RluA family pseudouridine synthase, with product MLDLKDRILYEDNHLIIINKVSSEIVQGDKTGDETLGEKIQKYIKKRDKKPGNVFLGVTHRLDRPTSGIVVFAKTSKALSRMNTLFRDHDLKKIYWAVLERSPEEPEGQWTDFLRRDRKKNRSFVCDSGREDAKKAVLSYRTLCRSGSETLVEVDLETGRHHQIRAQFSGRGCPIKGDLKYGAKGPNPDGSIHLHARKVRFIHPVTKEVLEVTAPAPRQDFLWQDMEASATRGPKESDD from the coding sequence ATGTTAGATCTGAAAGACCGGATTCTGTATGAAGATAACCACCTGATTATTATAAACAAAGTCTCTTCGGAAATAGTTCAGGGGGATAAGACCGGTGATGAGACTCTGGGCGAAAAGATTCAGAAATATATTAAAAAGCGGGATAAGAAACCCGGGAATGTCTTTCTGGGTGTCACCCATCGCCTGGACCGCCCCACCAGCGGCATTGTTGTTTTTGCGAAAACCTCAAAGGCCCTTTCCCGAATGAACACTTTGTTCCGGGATCATGATTTGAAGAAGATCTATTGGGCGGTCCTGGAGCGTTCTCCCGAAGAGCCCGAGGGACAGTGGACAGATTTTCTGAGAAGAGACAGAAAGAAGAACCGCTCCTTTGTTTGTGATTCTGGAAGAGAAGATGCTAAAAAAGCCGTCCTTTCCTATCGCACTCTCTGCCGCAGCGGTTCTGAGACCCTGGTGGAGGTAGATCTGGAAACAGGGCGTCATCATCAGATCCGGGCACAGTTTTCCGGACGGGGATGCCCCATCAAAGGGGACTTGAAATACGGTGCTAAAGGACCAAATCCCGACGGGAGTATTCATCTCCACGCCCGGAAGGTCCGTTTTATCCATCCTGTCACAAAAGAAGTGCTGGAAGTGACTGCCCCGGCTCCAAGACAGGATTTTCTCTGGCAGGATATGGAAGCCTCTGCGACCCGGGGGCCTAAGGAATCTGATGACTGA
- a CDS encoding P-loop NTPase: protein MVKKEEILKALSEIIDPDLHKDIVSLGFIKELVISGSKVSFSIELTTPACPVKNQFKVAAEKLVGELEGVEKVHVTMTARNARSENSENGLKGVKQIIAVASAKGGVGKSTVAATLACELRDQGYKTGLLDTDLFGPSLPTLFNITKPGVYQRDDMMIPIEKNGLLLMSFGFLLGDAPAIMRGPMVSGYMQQILLKVDWGELDYLVIDMPPGTGDIQLTLSQAIQVDGAVIVTTRAALSLVDVARGILMFEKVGVPMLGVVENMSHFICDNCDKEHHIFGEAKAPGERFGLKTLARIPLEPGRGRNMEHYASNDLNKSLVENIARALGKVTADKIVPPEVKQEGDTVLFKWQDQDDWKINAVHLRSSCGCALCVDEYSGEKILNDEDIPRDITVESTTALGNYALAISWSDGHSSGIFPYRQLEELAK from the coding sequence TTGGTAAAGAAAGAAGAAATCCTCAAAGCCCTCTCAGAAATCATTGATCCCGACCTTCATAAAGACATCGTGTCTCTGGGATTCATCAAGGAGCTGGTTATCAGCGGCAGCAAAGTCAGCTTTTCCATAGAACTGACCACCCCCGCCTGCCCTGTGAAAAACCAGTTCAAAGTCGCCGCTGAGAAGTTGGTGGGAGAGCTGGAAGGTGTGGAGAAGGTCCATGTCACCATGACCGCCAGAAATGCCAGGAGCGAAAATAGTGAAAACGGCTTAAAAGGGGTCAAACAGATCATTGCCGTGGCCTCTGCCAAGGGTGGTGTTGGTAAATCCACTGTGGCGGCAACCCTGGCCTGTGAACTCAGAGATCAGGGTTACAAAACAGGGCTTCTGGATACGGATCTCTTCGGTCCTTCCCTGCCGACTCTGTTTAATATCACAAAACCCGGAGTTTACCAGAGGGATGATATGATGATTCCCATCGAAAAAAACGGGCTCCTCCTCATGTCCTTCGGATTCCTGCTGGGAGATGCTCCCGCCATCATGAGAGGTCCCATGGTCTCGGGGTATATGCAGCAGATCCTCCTGAAAGTCGACTGGGGAGAGCTTGACTACCTGGTCATAGACATGCCTCCTGGAACCGGAGATATTCAGTTGACCCTGAGCCAGGCCATTCAAGTGGACGGGGCAGTCATTGTTACCACCCGGGCCGCTCTTTCTCTTGTGGATGTTGCCAGAGGTATTCTGATGTTTGAGAAGGTGGGTGTACCCATGCTGGGTGTGGTCGAGAACATGTCCCATTTCATTTGCGATAACTGCGACAAGGAACACCACATTTTTGGTGAGGCCAAGGCCCCGGGAGAGCGCTTCGGTCTGAAAACACTGGCCCGGATTCCCCTGGAACCAGGCCGAGGGCGGAATATGGAACACTACGCAAGTAATGATCTAAACAAGTCCCTGGTGGAAAATATTGCCAGGGCTCTTGGTAAGGTGACCGCCGACAAGATCGTGCCTCCCGAGGTTAAACAGGAAGGGGATACGGTCCTCTTTAAATGGCAGGACCAGGATGATTGGAAAATCAATGCGGTTCATCTGCGAAGCAGCTGCGGCTGTGCCCTTTGTGTGGATGAATACAGCGGAGAAAAGATACTGAATGACGAAGATATTCCCAGAGACATCACAGTAGAATCTACAACTGCTCTTGGAAACTATGCCCTGGCCATAAGCTGGAGCGACGGCCACAGCTCAGGGATTTTCCCATACAGACAACTGGAAGAATTGGCAAAATAA
- the dctP gene encoding TRAP transporter substrate-binding protein DctP has translation MRKYTILMFLMIFLASHSLAALTIKMGSLFPEGSSWDITLKKMAREWSEVTDGRVKIKIYPGGIAGEENDMVRKMRIGQLDAAVLSGVGLTEIVSDSIVFSIPFLVQNEEELDYVISDLLPLFDDDFRDKGFEVLIWSKSGWINFFSNKEILTPDDLKSTRLAVSPNNPEMTEAFKALDLNVIPLGMNDTLMGLQSGMIDSFYSIPMISAAYQWFALAKNMNPIDMSPVIGGILISERTWKRIPEKYHDDLKASMAAVEQEFFKEYSRLNEEALRIMKDNDLNVLNPSQEVEQIWRDYFKDSYKTLVNNNMISEQIYQEMSQKLEAFRNGR, from the coding sequence ATGAGAAAATACACTATCTTGATGTTTCTGATGATTTTTCTGGCCTCCCATTCCCTGGCTGCCCTCACTATAAAGATGGGAAGTCTATTTCCCGAAGGCTCCTCCTGGGATATTACTCTTAAGAAAATGGCTCGTGAATGGAGTGAGGTCACCGACGGCCGAGTCAAAATAAAAATTTATCCCGGCGGGATTGCCGGAGAAGAAAATGATATGGTCCGAAAGATGAGGATCGGTCAACTGGATGCTGCAGTGCTGAGTGGTGTCGGTTTGACTGAAATTGTATCAGACAGTATTGTTTTCAGCATTCCTTTTCTCGTTCAAAACGAAGAGGAACTGGATTATGTCATTAGTGATTTACTGCCCCTCTTTGATGATGATTTCAGAGATAAGGGTTTTGAAGTTTTGATCTGGTCAAAATCCGGGTGGATTAACTTTTTTTCCAATAAAGAAATCCTGACCCCCGATGATCTGAAGAGCACCCGTCTGGCCGTGTCTCCCAATAATCCGGAAATGACCGAGGCTTTCAAGGCTCTGGACCTCAACGTCATCCCTCTGGGAATGAATGATACCCTTATGGGTCTGCAAAGCGGGATGATCGATTCATTCTATTCTATACCCATGATTTCTGCCGCCTATCAGTGGTTCGCCCTGGCTAAAAACATGAACCCTATTGATATGTCTCCCGTGATAGGGGGAATCCTTATTTCCGAGAGAACCTGGAAAAGAATCCCTGAAAAGTATCATGATGATCTGAAAGCTTCCATGGCTGCGGTTGAACAGGAATTTTTCAAAGAATACTCACGCCTCAATGAGGAGGCTCTCAGGATTATGAAGGACAATGATCTGAATGTCCTGAATCCCAGTCAAGAAGTGGAGCAGATCTGGAGAGATTATTTCAAAGATTCCTACAAGACCCTTGTAAACAATAATATGATCAGTGAACAGATCTATCAGGAAATGAGTCAGAAGCTGGAAGCCTTCAGGAACGGTCGGTGA
- a CDS encoding VC0807 family protein, translated as MEKKDEHPLVNLSLNIIIPSFILIKLSTEQTLGPVWGLITALAFPLSYGLFEIIRHRKVNFFSLIGLVSITLTGTLGLLSLDAKWIALKEGGIPFLIGMIVLISHKTPYPIVGKILFSDQIFNIPEILKRLEETERMKAFEKRIFISTLMLSCSFFLSSFLNTFLAITMLVSPPGTTAFNAELGRMTAYSFPVIAVPSVIILVCVFLYLTRSITSLTDLSFSEMLSEKIAPE; from the coding sequence ATGGAAAAAAAAGACGAACATCCTCTGGTCAACCTGAGCCTGAATATTATTATTCCCTCCTTCATCCTTATAAAATTGAGTACAGAACAGACCTTAGGCCCGGTCTGGGGGCTGATCACGGCGCTAGCGTTCCCTCTCTCCTATGGCCTCTTTGAAATAATCAGACACAGGAAAGTCAATTTTTTCTCCCTCATAGGGCTGGTCAGTATTACCCTCACGGGGACTCTCGGGCTCCTCTCACTGGATGCTAAATGGATTGCCCTGAAAGAGGGTGGAATACCCTTTCTCATCGGAATGATTGTCCTGATCTCTCATAAAACACCCTACCCCATTGTGGGCAAAATCCTTTTCAGCGACCAGATTTTCAATATTCCCGAAATTTTGAAACGACTGGAAGAGACAGAAAGGATGAAAGCCTTTGAAAAAAGAATCTTCATCTCGACTCTGATGCTCTCGTGTTCTTTCTTTCTATCCAGTTTCCTGAATACCTTCCTGGCTATAACCATGCTGGTAAGCCCTCCGGGAACAACGGCATTCAACGCAGAACTTGGCAGAATGACGGCCTACAGTTTCCCTGTCATTGCTGTGCCTTCGGTGATAATTCTTGTTTGTGTTTTCTTGTATTTGACCAGATCGATCACGTCACTGACGGATTTGAGTTTTTCAGAAATGCTTTCAGAAAAGATTGCACCGGAATAA
- a CDS encoding TRAP transporter TatT component family protein gives MKKWIHFSILIIGSSLFLVSCRSVEKMTISKLSDMLSSDSGAGAFTRDDDPQLIADAMPFTLKMYELLMDLNPDDSALRLAAGKAFIMYANGFIQTPSTMLDDDDFEVQIEMLQRAGKMYLRGRNYVLDSLYLEIRDGEELLKHNLDGFLEECNQKVAPQLYWAAAGWLGAFSCDPFDFEIGRDIQKPVAFLYRALELNEEYEDGSIHDLLLTLWSTLPRSIIDKALLDTPESSGAFALKYYERFNIPQDEESRARFHFSRAIALSDGKNPGTYISLALAYPVKEQDYKEFERLLQKALALDPYDDPDTELMVIIYQQRAAWLLENRDDYFLIDF, from the coding sequence ATGAAAAAGTGGATTCATTTTTCTATACTCATCATTGGGTCATCTCTTTTCCTGGTTTCCTGCCGCTCCGTTGAGAAGATGACCATTTCCAAGCTTTCGGATATGCTCTCCTCCGATTCAGGAGCCGGTGCTTTTACCCGGGATGATGATCCTCAGCTGATTGCGGATGCAATGCCCTTCACCCTGAAAATGTATGAACTTCTCATGGATCTGAATCCCGATGATTCGGCTCTCCGGCTGGCTGCGGGAAAGGCCTTTATCATGTATGCCAACGGCTTTATCCAGACTCCTTCCACCATGCTTGACGATGATGATTTTGAGGTTCAGATCGAGATGCTTCAACGGGCGGGCAAAATGTATCTGCGGGGAAGGAACTATGTTCTGGATTCCCTGTATCTGGAAATCAGGGACGGTGAGGAGCTTCTGAAGCATAATCTGGACGGTTTCCTGGAAGAGTGTAATCAAAAAGTGGCTCCTCAGCTCTATTGGGCTGCCGCCGGATGGCTGGGAGCCTTTTCCTGTGATCCCTTCGATTTTGAAATAGGCCGGGATATTCAAAAGCCTGTTGCCTTTTTATACAGGGCTCTGGAGCTGAATGAAGAGTATGAAGACGGGAGTATACACGATCTTCTGCTGACCCTCTGGTCCACACTTCCCCGTTCAATTATTGACAAAGCCCTTCTGGATACACCGGAATCTTCCGGTGCCTTCGCCCTGAAATATTATGAGAGGTTCAATATCCCTCAGGATGAAGAATCCCGGGCCCGGTTCCATTTTTCAAGGGCCATTGCTCTGTCTGACGGCAAAAATCCCGGGACTTATATCTCCCTGGCCCTGGCATATCCCGTAAAAGAGCAGGATTATAAAGAGTTTGAGAGGCTCCTCCAGAAGGCTCTGGCACTGGACCCCTATGATGATCCCGATACGGAATTGATGGTGATTATCTACCAGCAGAGAGCCGCCTGGCTACTGGAAAACCGGGATGACTATTTTTTAATTGATTTTTAA
- a CDS encoding TRAP transporter large permease subunit, producing MNLIKKFLNKFEFRVATIVFLILAFVPVLEILSRLIFNNGIRGADTYVSHAVIWVAFLAGMMASKEKAHLSLTSGRDVFSGRLAVVSTAVSRILSGGISFGLAFSALSFILIGFDPSQMVGIFPIRFVALIMPLGFLVIGLRFFYISDKKLVSLPVIILSVLLGLFLGIPSLTNMMYTLLSEPPLFIDSLSTLYYDFFYYAAFPLIILLLISTVSGTPIFILLGGMAFFLFSRDWGSLEIIPNEAYNLLTGSSVPAIPLFTLTGFILSESKAGERLVRLFKSLLGGLPGGMAIMAVVVSAFFTTFTGASGVTILAMGGILSYMLHESGDYKDGFIKGLLTSSGSIGLLFPPSLPIIMYAVMAQISVKDMFLGGLIPGLILVLSLAIMGVVASFHKKRTTGFNGAEILPALKDAAGELFLPILILSGYFGGFFTLVETGAVSVVYSLLLEGLIHGDLKKDDLSRIMQKSLPIIGGILMILAVSKGLSYYLIDAELPQALTSFVRSSISSKIVFLILLNVILLLTGCLMDIYSAILVVGPLVIPMGELFGIHPVQLGIIFLANLQLGYLTPPVGMNLFLASYRFETPLVEIYKKVFPFLMVLLVMVLLITYVPWFSLAFLGI from the coding sequence GTGAACCTTATCAAGAAATTCCTCAATAAGTTTGAATTCAGGGTCGCCACAATTGTTTTTCTGATTCTGGCTTTTGTCCCTGTATTGGAGATCCTGTCTAGACTGATTTTTAATAATGGAATCAGGGGGGCAGATACCTATGTCAGCCATGCAGTCATCTGGGTGGCTTTCCTGGCCGGGATGATGGCGTCCAAAGAAAAGGCCCACCTCTCCCTGACCTCGGGAAGGGACGTCTTTTCGGGGCGATTGGCTGTCGTTTCCACGGCGGTGAGCCGTATCCTTTCCGGAGGAATCAGCTTTGGTCTGGCCTTCAGCGCCTTATCTTTTATTTTGATTGGTTTTGATCCATCCCAGATGGTCGGGATTTTCCCCATCCGGTTTGTCGCCCTGATTATGCCCCTGGGCTTTCTTGTCATAGGTCTGCGCTTTTTTTATATCAGTGATAAAAAACTGGTGTCACTGCCGGTCATTATATTGTCTGTCCTACTGGGGCTTTTTCTGGGAATCCCATCCCTTACGAACATGATGTACACCTTACTAAGCGAGCCGCCCCTTTTTATTGATTCATTGAGTACCCTCTATTATGACTTTTTTTATTATGCCGCCTTTCCGCTGATCATCCTTCTACTCATCAGTACGGTAAGCGGGACTCCCATTTTCATCCTTCTGGGAGGAATGGCTTTCTTTCTGTTCTCCCGGGACTGGGGATCTCTGGAGATTATCCCTAATGAGGCTTATAACCTCCTGACAGGGTCGTCGGTGCCGGCCATTCCCCTGTTTACTCTGACAGGATTTATCCTTTCGGAAAGCAAGGCGGGAGAACGCCTGGTCAGGCTCTTCAAGAGTCTCCTGGGGGGACTTCCCGGGGGTATGGCTATCATGGCGGTTGTGGTCTCCGCTTTTTTTACAACATTCACCGGTGCCTCGGGAGTCACTATCCTGGCCATGGGCGGTATTTTGTCTTATATGCTCCACGAGTCGGGAGACTACAAAGACGGATTCATAAAAGGACTCCTCACCTCTTCCGGCAGTATCGGCCTCCTCTTCCCACCCAGCCTCCCCATCATCATGTATGCCGTCATGGCCCAGATTTCAGTCAAAGATATGTTTCTCGGGGGATTGATTCCCGGATTGATCCTTGTTCTGTCCCTGGCCATCATGGGTGTGGTGGCTTCCTTTCATAAGAAAAGAACCACCGGTTTTAATGGTGCCGAAATCCTTCCAGCCCTGAAAGATGCCGCAGGAGAACTATTCCTTCCCATTCTCATCCTCTCTGGATACTTCGGCGGATTTTTTACACTGGTTGAAACAGGAGCTGTTTCGGTCGTCTATTCCCTTCTTCTGGAAGGGTTGATTCACGGGGATCTGAAAAAGGATGATCTATCCCGGATCATGCAGAAGAGCCTGCCTATTATCGGGGGTATCCTGATGATTCTGGCTGTTTCCAAAGGATTGAGTTATTATCTTATAGACGCCGAGCTGCCTCAGGCACTCACCAGTTTTGTACGTTCCAGCATCAGCTCGAAGATTGTCTTTCTTATACTCCTGAATGTGATCCTCCTGCTGACAGGCTGCCTAATGGATATCTATTCGGCCATCCTCGTTGTGGGACCCCTGGTCATTCCCATGGGAGAACTCTTCGGGATTCATCCGGTTCAGCTGGGAATCATTTTTTTAGCCAACCTGCAGCTGGGATATCTGACACCCCCTGTGGGTATGAACCTGTTTCTGGCGTCCTACCGTTTTGAAACACCACTGGTGGAGATCTACAAGAAGGTTTTCCCCTTCCTTATGGTACTCCTGGTCATGGTTTTACTGATCACTTATGTTCCCTGGTTCTCTCTTGCATTTCTGGGAATCTAG